In one window of Pseudomonas sp. IAC-BECa141 DNA:
- a CDS encoding excinuclease ABC subunit UvrA: MTSKRSSNSAAGMVRVRGAREHNLKNVDVDIPRDALVVFTGVSGSGKSSLAFSTLYAEAQRRYFESVAPYARRLIDQVGVPDVDSIEGLPPAVALQQQRGTPSTRSSVGSVTTLSSLIRMLYSRAGSYPPDQPMLYAEDFSPNTPQGACPECHGLGRVYEVTEALMVPDPELTIRQRAVAAWPLAWQGQNLRDILVTMGIDVDIPWRKLPKKQRDWILFTEEAPTVPVYAGLTPEETRVALQRKMEPSYQGTFTGARRYILHTFTHSQSALMKKRVSQFMLGSLCPLCDGKRLKREALSVTFAGYDIGELSRMPLLQVAEVLKPVADASWLEHADETGETLTHRQTREARQQRVAHGASGHANAPDVRHTPNLSLEKRLAAQRIAEDLLDRVSTLTDLGLGYLALERSTPTLSSGELQRLRLATQLGSQLFGVIYVLDEPSAGLHPADGEALFEALQRLKADGNSVFVVEHDLDTMRRADWLIDVGPAAGEKGGQILYSGPPPGLAAVEHSQTRAYLFAEQQRPTRTARKPSGWLKLDGVTRNNLNNLSAEFPLGCFTSVTGVSGSGKSSLVSQALLELVGAQLGRSVSDAEPEELNLEDETPTASTGQVSAGLESIRRLVQVDQKPIGRTPRSNLATYTGLFDNVRKLFAATDEAKAAGYDAGQFSFNVAKGRCPTCEGEGFVSVELLFMPSVYAPCPTCHGARYNPETLAILWQGLSIAQVLQLTVDEAVTVFAEQPAIRRSLEVLRDIGLGYLRLGQPATELSGGEAQRIKLATELQRNQRGATLYVLDEPTTGLHPRDVDRLLEQLDTLVTAGHTVIVVEHEMRVVAQSDWVIDIGPGAGDQGGKIVVAGTPQKVAASKKSRTAPFLARALRR; encoded by the coding sequence ATGACCTCCAAGCGCAGCTCCAATTCCGCCGCCGGCATGGTTCGCGTGCGCGGCGCCCGTGAACACAACCTGAAGAACGTTGATGTCGATATTCCCCGTGATGCGCTGGTGGTGTTTACCGGTGTGTCGGGTTCGGGCAAGTCGTCGCTGGCGTTTTCAACGCTGTATGCCGAAGCACAGCGGCGCTATTTCGAATCGGTGGCGCCCTATGCGCGCAGGCTGATCGATCAGGTCGGCGTGCCGGACGTCGACTCCATTGAAGGCCTGCCGCCGGCCGTGGCCCTGCAGCAACAACGCGGCACGCCGAGTACGCGCTCGTCAGTCGGCAGCGTGACCACGCTGTCGAGCCTGATCCGCATGCTTTACTCGCGCGCCGGCAGCTACCCGCCGGATCAGCCGATGTTGTATGCCGAGGATTTTTCACCGAACACGCCACAAGGCGCGTGCCCCGAGTGCCATGGACTGGGGCGGGTTTACGAGGTGACCGAGGCGCTGATGGTGCCCGATCCGGAACTGACCATTCGCCAGCGCGCCGTGGCCGCCTGGCCGCTGGCCTGGCAGGGACAGAACCTGCGCGACATCCTGGTGACCATGGGCATCGACGTCGATATTCCATGGCGCAAACTGCCGAAAAAGCAGCGCGACTGGATCCTTTTCACCGAGGAAGCACCGACGGTTCCGGTGTACGCCGGGCTGACACCGGAAGAAACCCGCGTCGCCCTCCAGCGCAAGATGGAGCCCAGTTATCAAGGCACCTTCACCGGCGCACGGCGCTACATCCTGCACACCTTCACTCATTCACAAAGCGCGTTGATGAAGAAGCGCGTGTCGCAATTCATGCTCGGCAGCCTGTGCCCGTTGTGCGACGGCAAGCGCCTCAAGCGAGAGGCGCTGTCGGTGACGTTTGCCGGGTATGACATCGGCGAGTTGTCGCGGATGCCACTGTTGCAAGTCGCCGAAGTCTTGAAGCCGGTGGCGGATGCGAGCTGGCTGGAGCACGCCGATGAAACCGGTGAAACCCTGACTCACCGCCAGACCCGCGAAGCCCGCCAGCAGCGCGTGGCCCATGGCGCCAGCGGCCACGCCAACGCGCCGGACGTGCGCCATACGCCGAACCTGTCGCTGGAGAAGCGCCTGGCCGCGCAGCGCATTGCCGAGGACTTGCTGGACCGGGTCAGCACCCTGACCGATCTCGGCCTCGGTTATCTGGCCCTGGAGCGCAGCACGCCGACGCTGTCGTCCGGCGAGTTGCAACGTCTGCGGCTGGCCACCCAACTGGGTTCGCAATTGTTCGGTGTGATCTACGTGCTCGACGAACCGTCCGCCGGCCTGCACCCGGCTGACGGCGAGGCGCTGTTCGAGGCTTTGCAGCGTCTGAAGGCCGACGGCAACAGTGTGTTTGTGGTCGAACACGATCTGGACACCATGCGCCGCGCCGACTGGCTGATCGATGTCGGCCCGGCAGCGGGCGAAAAGGGCGGGCAGATTCTCTACAGCGGCCCGCCACCGGGGCTGGCGGCGGTCGAACACTCGCAGACCCGCGCCTACCTGTTTGCCGAACAGCAACGGCCGACCCGCACCGCGCGCAAACCGTCGGGCTGGCTGAAGCTCGACGGCGTCACCCGCAACAACCTGAATAACCTCAGCGCCGAATTTCCGCTGGGCTGTTTCACCTCGGTCACCGGTGTCTCCGGTTCCGGCAAGTCGAGCCTGGTCAGTCAAGCACTGCTGGAACTGGTCGGCGCGCAACTCGGGCGCAGTGTCAGTGACGCCGAGCCGGAAGAACTCAATCTGGAGGATGAGACCCCGACAGCCAGCACCGGCCAGGTCAGCGCCGGGCTGGAGTCGATCAGGCGTCTGGTGCAGGTCGATCAGAAACCGATCGGTCGTACTCCGCGTTCGAATCTGGCGACCTACACCGGGTTGTTCGACAACGTACGCAAGTTGTTCGCCGCGACCGACGAGGCGAAAGCGGCGGGATATGACGCCGGGCAGTTTTCCTTCAACGTCGCCAAGGGGCGCTGCCCGACCTGTGAAGGCGAGGGGTTTGTCAGTGTCGAATTGCTGTTCATGCCCAGCGTTTATGCGCCGTGCCCGACCTGTCATGGCGCGCGTTACAACCCCGAGACCCTGGCCATCCTCTGGCAGGGATTGAGCATCGCGCAGGTATTGCAGCTGACGGTGGACGAGGCGGTGACGGTGTTTGCCGAGCAACCGGCAATTCGCCGTTCGCTGGAGGTGCTGCGCGATATCGGCCTCGGTTACTTGCGCCTCGGGCAACCGGCGACCGAGCTGTCCGGCGGCGAAGCCCAGCGGATCAAACTGGCCACGGAGCTGCAGCGCAATCAGCGCGGCGCGACGTTGTACGTGCTGGATGAACCCACCACCGGTTTGCACCCTCGGGATGTCGACCGCTTGCTCGAGCAGCTGGATACGCTGGTGACGGCGGGGCATACGGTGATCGTGGTCGAGCATGAAATGCGCGTGGTGGCGCAGAGCGACTGGGTGATCGACATCGGACCGGGAGCGGGGGATCAGGGCGGCAAGATCGTCGTGGCCGGGACGCCGCAGAAAGTGGCGGCGAGCAAGAAGAGCCGGACTGCGCCGTTTCTTGCCCGGGCCTTGAGACGATAA
- a CDS encoding PAS domain-containing hybrid sensor histidine kinase/response regulator produces the protein MQFLSDSHGCDGWQGEMAGRIREFDWSGTDLGPLETWPASLCSTVQLMLASPLPMVMLWGHAGYMIYNDAYSRFAGGRHPYLLGSPVELGWPEVADFNRHVVDTCLAGGTLEYRNKVLVLLRDGVPEDVWLDLYYSPVANDAGVPSGVMAMVVETTELVLSERLRQAAEDAYRADNERVRLALNAGALIGSFVWDVKNNVLSADERFARTFSFPPDQDLTNLPQHIAEAHIHPDDRPWVQECIENSVRTGEPYNAEYRVIRADGSFLWVLASGCCEFDEQGRPFRFPGVLIDIHERKIAEESLLKFTRNLEQRVANEVEARLAAEERLRQSQKLEAIGGLTGGVAHDFNNLLQVIAGNLHLLARHEPNNANVQRRVSASLAAVERGAKLSSQLLAFARRQPLSPAVCNPRQIFEGVGELLQRALGEIIQIDVQLPDEPWHINVDRNQLENAILNLAINARDAMKGEGTIVLGAANLSLDQAFCSGKGIVPGDFVRVSVSDSGVGIAPHMLEQVFEPFFTTKADGQGTGLGLSMVFGFVKQSGGHVEIDSQVGQGTRVQLYFPRSVRPVDHAAPSVEKRLTGGNETILVVEDNEAVRNSAVELLREEGYRVLIAGNGDAAMQMLMEGARVDLIFTDVVMPGLIKSSDLAAWAKVQMPPVAVLFTSGHTRDIISRNHQLSPDTHLLGKPYGPEALLQMIRTVLSA, from the coding sequence ATGCAGTTTTTATCCGATAGCCATGGGTGTGACGGCTGGCAAGGCGAGATGGCCGGGCGAATCCGTGAGTTCGACTGGAGCGGCACGGATCTTGGCCCGCTCGAAACCTGGCCGGCCAGCCTGTGCAGCACGGTCCAGTTGATGCTGGCCTCGCCGCTGCCGATGGTCATGCTCTGGGGCCATGCCGGTTACATGATCTACAACGATGCCTATTCCCGATTCGCCGGCGGACGGCATCCGTACCTGCTTGGATCACCGGTGGAACTGGGTTGGCCGGAGGTCGCCGATTTCAATCGGCATGTGGTCGACACCTGCCTGGCGGGCGGCACCCTGGAGTACCGCAACAAGGTACTGGTGTTGTTGCGCGATGGCGTGCCCGAGGACGTCTGGCTCGACCTTTATTACAGCCCGGTGGCCAACGATGCCGGCGTGCCTTCGGGTGTCATGGCGATGGTGGTGGAAACCACTGAACTGGTGTTGTCCGAGCGTCTGCGCCAGGCCGCTGAAGATGCCTATCGTGCCGATAACGAGCGGGTGCGACTGGCCCTCAATGCCGGCGCATTGATCGGCTCCTTTGTCTGGGACGTGAAAAACAATGTGCTGTCGGCCGACGAGCGTTTTGCCCGGACATTTTCCTTCCCGCCGGATCAAGACCTCACCAACCTGCCGCAGCACATTGCTGAAGCACACATTCATCCCGATGACCGTCCCTGGGTGCAGGAGTGCATCGAAAATTCGGTGCGCACCGGCGAACCCTACAACGCCGAGTACCGCGTAATACGCGCCGATGGCAGCTTTCTATGGGTGTTGGCCAGTGGCTGCTGCGAGTTCGACGAACAGGGCCGGCCGTTCCGTTTTCCCGGCGTGCTGATCGATATTCACGAACGCAAGATCGCCGAAGAATCCCTGCTCAAGTTCACCCGCAATCTCGAGCAGCGTGTGGCAAATGAAGTCGAAGCGCGCCTCGCCGCCGAAGAGCGACTGCGACAGTCACAGAAACTCGAAGCCATCGGCGGCCTCACCGGCGGCGTGGCCCATGACTTCAACAATCTGCTGCAAGTGATTGCCGGCAACTTGCACCTGCTGGCTCGTCACGAGCCGAACAACGCCAACGTGCAGCGTCGGGTCAGCGCCTCGCTGGCGGCGGTCGAGCGCGGTGCCAAGCTGTCCTCGCAACTGCTCGCGTTCGCCCGCCGCCAGCCACTGTCGCCGGCGGTGTGCAATCCCCGGCAGATCTTTGAAGGCGTCGGTGAGTTGCTGCAACGGGCGTTGGGCGAAATCATTCAGATCGACGTGCAGTTGCCGGACGAACCGTGGCACATCAACGTCGATCGCAATCAACTGGAAAACGCCATTCTCAATCTGGCGATCAATGCCCGCGACGCCATGAAGGGCGAGGGCACAATTGTGCTCGGCGCCGCCAACCTCTCGCTGGATCAGGCGTTCTGTTCGGGCAAGGGCATCGTGCCGGGGGATTTCGTCCGGGTCTCGGTCAGTGACAGCGGCGTCGGCATTGCGCCGCACATGCTCGAGCAGGTGTTCGAACCGTTTTTCACCACCAAGGCCGACGGCCAGGGCACCGGTCTCGGCTTGAGCATGGTGTTCGGTTTCGTCAAACAGAGCGGCGGCCATGTCGAGATCGACAGCCAGGTGGGCCAGGGTACGCGAGTGCAGTTGTACTTTCCGCGCAGCGTGCGACCGGTAGATCATGCGGCGCCCAGCGTGGAGAAACGCCTCACGGGTGGCAACGAGACGATCCTGGTGGTCGAGGACAACGAAGCGGTACGCAACTCCGCCGTCGAGCTGTTGCGTGAAGAAGGCTACCGCGTGCTGATCGCCGGCAATGGCGATGCGGCCATGCAGATGCTGATGGAAGGCGCTCGGGTCGACCTGATCTTCACCGACGTGGTCATGCCCGGCCTGATCAAGAGCTCCGATCTGGCGGCGTGGGCCAAGGTGCAGATGCCACCGGTGGCGGTGCTGTTCACCTCGGGCCACACCCGCGACATTATTTCGCGCAATCACCAGCTCAGCCCCGATACCCATCTGCTCGGCAAGCCTTACGGCCCCGAAGCGCTGTTGCAGATGATCCGAACCGTGCTCAGTGCCTGA
- a CDS encoding GntR family transcriptional regulator, protein MTEKKTETTVDRVYQGVYEAISKRSLRPGMKLGEASLAELFNVSRTSVRAALKQLEADGLVTTEPNKGASVSLPSDEEIRSLFETRRLIEIGIVTELCRRKDSAAMQDLRDHLLLEDEAHAAGDHERLIHLLGEFHIKLARSLNNPVLLDWFQKLISRASLYAAALDDDSHEACRDDEHLRLIEYIEAGNQNAAIELTCMHLDGIQKAILDVAAKMKTGYHPLKHLIEV, encoded by the coding sequence ATGACCGAGAAAAAAACGGAAACCACGGTCGACCGCGTCTACCAAGGGGTTTACGAGGCGATCAGCAAGCGTTCGCTGCGTCCGGGGATGAAGCTGGGCGAGGCGTCGCTGGCGGAGTTGTTCAATGTCAGCCGCACGTCGGTTCGAGCCGCGCTCAAGCAACTGGAGGCCGACGGATTGGTCACCACCGAGCCCAATAAAGGTGCGTCGGTGTCGCTGCCCAGCGATGAAGAGATCCGTTCGCTGTTTGAAACCCGGCGCTTGATCGAGATCGGCATCGTCACTGAACTGTGCCGGCGCAAGGACTCTGCCGCGATGCAGGACCTGCGCGATCACTTGCTGCTGGAAGACGAGGCTCACGCAGCCGGCGACCACGAGCGGCTGATTCACCTGCTCGGCGAGTTCCACATCAAACTGGCCCGCAGCCTGAACAACCCGGTGTTGCTCGACTGGTTCCAGAAGCTGATTTCCCGCGCCTCGCTGTATGCCGCCGCGCTGGACGATGACAGCCACGAAGCCTGTCGCGACGACGAACATCTGCGACTGATCGAGTACATCGAGGCCGGCAATCAGAACGCCGCCATTGAGCTGACCTGTATGCACCTGGACGGCATCCAGAAGGCCATCCTCGATGTCGCTGCAAAGATGAAGACCGGCTACCATCCGCTCAAACACCTGATCGAAGTCTGA
- a CDS encoding ABC transporter ATP-binding protein, translating to MGQPIAIEVRNVSKRYSDDPGLAPALDNVSVNIADNEFFTLLGPSGCGKTTLLRTIAGFEHASDGEIRLAGETVNHLPPFKRRVNTVFQSYALFPHMSVAQNIAFGLEMQGLDRKTIPGRVDEMLALVQMEHLAGRKPAELSGGQQQRVALARALAPKPKVLLLDEPLSALDLKLRKEMQVELKRVQQEAGITFIFVTHDQEEALTLSDRIAVMSAGKILQIGTPTDIYERPQHRFVAQFIGDINFLPGQLKRGEHNENLFVPSGMPVEIPCPPQGVNGSSVQLAFRPERSQLVAADQPHHLRGVIEAVLYVGTATLYQCRLNNDIKVMLRENNEGLSACRTVGEPVAVHLPPQACLLMEA from the coding sequence ATGGGTCAGCCAATAGCCATTGAAGTGCGTAACGTATCCAAGCGGTATTCTGATGATCCTGGCCTGGCGCCAGCCCTCGACAACGTGTCGGTGAACATCGCCGACAACGAGTTCTTCACCCTCCTCGGCCCCTCGGGCTGCGGCAAGACCACCCTGCTGCGCACCATCGCCGGTTTCGAACACGCCAGCGACGGCGAGATCCGTCTGGCGGGCGAAACGGTCAATCACCTGCCGCCGTTCAAGCGTCGGGTCAACACGGTGTTCCAGAGTTACGCGCTGTTTCCGCACATGAGTGTCGCGCAGAATATCGCCTTCGGCCTCGAGATGCAGGGTCTTGATCGCAAGACGATTCCCGGACGGGTCGACGAAATGCTCGCGCTGGTGCAGATGGAGCACCTGGCGGGGCGCAAACCGGCGGAACTGTCCGGCGGCCAGCAGCAGCGCGTCGCTCTGGCCCGGGCCCTGGCGCCGAAACCGAAAGTGCTGTTGCTCGACGAGCCGCTGTCGGCGCTGGACCTGAAACTGCGCAAGGAAATGCAGGTCGAACTCAAGCGCGTGCAGCAGGAAGCCGGCATCACCTTCATCTTCGTCACCCACGATCAGGAAGAAGCCCTGACCCTGTCCGACCGGATCGCGGTGATGTCCGCCGGCAAGATCCTGCAGATCGGCACCCCGACCGACATCTACGAGCGCCCGCAGCACCGCTTCGTCGCCCAGTTCATCGGCGACATCAATTTCCTCCCCGGCCAGCTCAAGCGTGGCGAACACAACGAAAACCTCTTCGTGCCCAGCGGCATGCCGGTGGAAATTCCCTGCCCGCCGCAAGGCGTCAATGGCAGCAGCGTACAACTGGCGTTTCGTCCCGAGCGCTCGCAACTGGTCGCGGCGGACCAGCCGCATCATTTGCGCGGGGTGATCGAAGCCGTGCTGTATGTCGGCACCGCGACGCTGTACCAGTGCCGTTTGAACAACGACATCAAAGTCATGCTGCGGGAAAACAACGAAGGTTTGAGCGCCTGTCGCACAGTCGGTGAGCCCGTGGCGGTGCATCTGCCACCTCAGGCCTGCCTGTTGATGGAGGCCTGA
- a CDS encoding ABC transporter permease, producing the protein MSVSSTSPSLNRALLLSPVVLTLLALIAIPLGIMGYISLLPRNTYGGVDWQAQWQLQSYVQLFFQEGFDGELELNWVYAQALLRSVFQAGGTTVLCFLFGFPVALWMSSLTPRRRNLMVLLITIPFWTNLLIRNYAWLIILREQGWVAQSLNALFPNAGGITLLYNDFAVSVGLVYSFLPFMILPIYSTLEKLDWRLVEAAYDLGANRWHALRRIILPLSMPGVIAGALLVFVPSLGAFITPAILGGGKTLMIGNLIQQQFGTARNWPLGSSLSFLLLGILLLSLVLYALYSRSAAKTLNRGAKA; encoded by the coding sequence ATGAGCGTCAGCAGCACTTCCCCCTCCCTCAACCGCGCGCTGTTGCTCAGCCCGGTGGTGTTGACCCTGCTCGCCCTGATCGCCATTCCGCTGGGGATCATGGGTTACATCAGCCTGCTGCCGCGCAACACCTACGGCGGCGTCGACTGGCAGGCGCAATGGCAGTTGCAGAGTTACGTGCAGCTGTTTTTCCAGGAAGGTTTCGACGGCGAACTGGAGCTGAACTGGGTCTACGCCCAGGCACTGTTGCGCTCGGTGTTCCAGGCCGGCGGCACCACTGTGTTGTGCTTTTTGTTCGGGTTTCCGGTGGCATTGTGGATGTCGAGCCTGACCCCACGCCGACGCAACCTGATGGTGTTGCTCATCACCATTCCGTTCTGGACCAACCTGCTGATCCGCAACTACGCGTGGCTGATCATCCTGCGCGAACAGGGCTGGGTCGCCCAGAGCCTTAACGCGCTGTTCCCGAATGCCGGCGGCATCACCCTGCTCTACAACGACTTCGCGGTCAGCGTCGGTCTGGTCTACAGCTTCCTGCCGTTCATGATCCTGCCGATCTACTCGACCCTGGAAAAACTCGACTGGCGTCTGGTGGAAGCCGCTTATGACCTGGGCGCCAACCGCTGGCACGCACTGCGCCGGATCATCCTGCCGCTGTCGATGCCCGGCGTGATTGCCGGCGCGTTGCTGGTGTTCGTGCCGAGCCTCGGCGCCTTCATCACCCCGGCGATTCTCGGCGGGGGCAAGACCCTGATGATCGGCAACCTGATCCAGCAGCAATTCGGCACCGCGCGCAACTGGCCGCTGGGCAGTTCGCTGTCGTTCCTGTTGCTGGGGATTCTGCTGTTGTCCCTGGTGCTCTACGCCCTCTACAGCCGCAGCGCGGCGAAAACCCTGAATCGGGGAGCGAAAGCATGA
- a CDS encoding ABC transporter permease: protein MISLHLKKLPATREISLLILAYLYVPILVLIVYSFNANRSATVWTEFSFAWYGRILANPSIQTAALNSIIVATIATVCATTIALLAALATYRPFYGQKMVEGGINLPLILPEIVTAVATLLLFMALGIKLGLMTVIVAHIGFCIPFAYLPIRARLNDLDKSLLEAANDLYANPWQVFRRVTLPLLWPAVLSGSVLAFVVSLDDFIMTFFVAGPGSTTLPVYIFSAIKAGVTPEINAISTLMLVISIVLVVLAFWLGQRGKQQ from the coding sequence ATGATCTCTCTGCACCTGAAAAAACTCCCGGCGACCCGGGAAATCAGCCTGCTGATCCTCGCCTATCTGTACGTGCCGATCCTGGTGTTGATCGTCTACAGCTTCAACGCCAACCGCTCGGCAACGGTGTGGACCGAGTTCTCGTTCGCCTGGTACGGGCGGATCCTGGCCAACCCGTCGATCCAGACCGCGGCGCTGAATTCGATCATCGTCGCGACCATCGCCACGGTGTGCGCCACGACGATTGCACTGCTGGCGGCGCTGGCGACTTATCGGCCGTTCTACGGGCAGAAAATGGTCGAGGGCGGGATCAACCTGCCGCTGATCCTGCCGGAGATCGTCACTGCCGTGGCCACCCTGCTGCTGTTCATGGCACTGGGGATCAAGCTCGGGCTGATGACCGTGATCGTCGCGCACATCGGCTTCTGCATTCCGTTCGCCTACCTGCCGATCCGCGCACGGCTCAACGATCTGGACAAGAGCCTGCTGGAAGCCGCCAACGACCTGTACGCCAATCCGTGGCAGGTGTTCCGCCGCGTGACCCTGCCACTGCTGTGGCCGGCGGTGTTGTCCGGTTCGGTGCTGGCATTCGTGGTCAGCCTCGACGATTTCATCATGACCTTCTTCGTCGCCGGGCCCGGTTCGACCACGTTGCCGGTGTACATCTTCTCGGCGATCAAGGCCGGCGTAACGCCGGAGATCAACGCGATCTCGACCCTGATGCTGGTGATTTCCATCGTGCTCGTGGTGCTGGCCTTCTGGCTTGGCCAACGCGGCAAACAACAATAA
- a CDS encoding extracellular solute-binding protein, with amino-acid sequence MKSKSMRLAISGLALSCFTAFSAHAAEPKELFFYNWTDYYPVDLLAKFEKETGIKVTMDGYDSNETLLAKLQAGGAAYDVIVPSQSIMQTLIKQDLLLEIDAPTLNNFQYVKGPFRDPSFDPGRKYSAPYLWGTTGFSYDSARVPGGRLDDSWKEFFEPRKELQGQLAALDTSSSVINAASHYLNIDECTENPQDAKRILELLQKQKPFLKMYSSDNTVDRMASGEVIMMQNWNGSTARATLQKSTIKYVYPKEGLAMFQDNFAVPKSAPHPGNAKIFIDWMMKPENAAAVSNAIAYANGIQSDQLLDAKWKVMDAINMPEEYASRLRPEKECSNKARELQDRIWSKLKG; translated from the coding sequence ATGAAAAGCAAAAGCATGCGTCTGGCTATTTCCGGTCTGGCCCTGAGTTGTTTCACCGCGTTCAGCGCCCACGCCGCCGAGCCCAAGGAGTTGTTCTTCTACAACTGGACCGATTACTACCCGGTGGACCTGCTGGCCAAGTTCGAAAAGGAGACCGGGATCAAAGTCACCATGGACGGCTACGACAGCAACGAAACCCTGCTCGCCAAGTTGCAGGCCGGCGGCGCGGCGTATGACGTGATTGTGCCGTCGCAGTCGATCATGCAGACGCTGATCAAACAGGATCTGCTGCTGGAAATCGACGCTCCGACCCTGAACAACTTCCAGTACGTCAAAGGGCCGTTCCGCGATCCGAGCTTCGATCCGGGCCGCAAATATTCGGCGCCGTATCTGTGGGGCACCACCGGTTTTTCCTATGACAGCGCCCGGGTGCCGGGCGGCAGGCTCGACGATTCGTGGAAAGAGTTCTTCGAACCGCGCAAGGAACTGCAAGGCCAACTCGCCGCCCTCGACACCTCCAGCAGCGTGATCAATGCCGCCAGCCATTACCTGAACATCGACGAATGCACGGAAAACCCGCAGGACGCCAAGCGCATCCTTGAACTGCTGCAAAAGCAGAAACCGTTTTTGAAGATGTACAGCTCCGACAACACCGTCGACCGCATGGCCTCGGGCGAAGTGATCATGATGCAGAACTGGAACGGCTCGACCGCCCGCGCCACCTTGCAAAAGAGCACGATCAAATACGTGTACCCGAAAGAAGGCCTGGCGATGTTCCAGGACAACTTCGCCGTACCGAAAAGCGCGCCGCATCCGGGCAACGCGAAGATCTTTATCGACTGGATGATGAAGCCCGAGAACGCGGCGGCCGTGTCCAACGCGATTGCCTATGCCAACGGGATTCAGAGCGATCAGTTGCTGGATGCGAAATGGAAGGTCATGGACGCGATCAACATGCCCGAGGAATACGCCTCGCGGCTGCGGCCGGAGAAGGAATGCAGCAACAAGGCGCGGGAGCTGCAGGATCGGATCTGGTCGAAGCTCAAGGGTTGA
- a CDS encoding amidohydrolase family protein yields the protein MSHPRWLRNIRPYGAPAEDLLIENGKFTQRRPASNAPLAATDIDGQNQLLTAPLVESHVHLDKTLYGQPWRPNSAGPTLKDYISNERRVLREVKAPIAERAGALLENCIARGSLTMRCHVDIDPEFGLRHVEAMQQLRETYNDLIDLQLVVFPQTGLISRPGTAELMREAMALGVENVGGLDPCGIDNDPIAQLDFVFNLARDFQRGVDIHLHDKGELGLWQIARIADYTERFNLQNRVMISHAYCLGMLPWSQVKPVAERLAALGISLMSSAPADCAVPPFLALRETGVNVCLGSDGIRDAWSPMGNGDMLERAMLLAFRFDLGKDDELAAAFDAATVNGARALGIEGYGFAIGKPADFLLMPVETLGEAVVARPVRQVYRGGELIASGGRLLGSRL from the coding sequence ATGTCCCATCCCCGCTGGCTCAGAAACATCCGCCCCTACGGCGCCCCCGCCGAAGACCTGCTGATCGAAAACGGCAAGTTCACCCAGCGCCGCCCGGCCTCCAATGCTCCATTGGCTGCCACCGACATCGACGGCCAGAACCAGCTCCTGACCGCCCCGCTGGTGGAAAGCCACGTCCACCTCGACAAGACCCTGTATGGCCAGCCCTGGCGCCCGAACAGCGCGGGCCCGACGCTCAAGGATTACATCAGCAACGAACGCCGCGTGTTGCGCGAAGTGAAAGCGCCGATTGCCGAACGGGCCGGTGCGCTGTTGGAAAACTGCATCGCCCGGGGTTCGCTGACGATGCGTTGCCACGTCGACATCGACCCGGAATTCGGCCTGCGTCACGTCGAGGCCATGCAACAACTGCGCGAAACCTACAACGACCTGATCGACCTGCAACTGGTGGTCTTCCCGCAAACCGGCCTGATCAGCCGCCCCGGCACCGCGGAACTGATGCGCGAAGCCATGGCCCTGGGCGTGGAAAACGTCGGCGGACTCGACCCCTGCGGCATCGACAACGACCCGATTGCGCAACTGGATTTCGTGTTCAACCTGGCCCGCGACTTTCAGCGTGGCGTCGACATTCACCTGCACGACAAAGGCGAACTGGGCCTGTGGCAGATCGCCCGGATCGCCGATTACACCGAGCGCTTCAACCTGCAGAACCGGGTGATGATCAGCCATGCCTATTGCCTGGGCATGTTGCCTTGGAGTCAGGTCAAACCCGTTGCCGAACGCCTCGCGGCGCTGGGGATTTCGCTGATGAGTTCGGCGCCGGCCGATTGCGCGGTGCCGCCGTTTCTGGCGCTGCGTGAAACCGGTGTCAACGTGTGCCTCGGCTCCGACGGCATCCGCGATGCGTGGTCGCCGATGGGCAATGGCGACATGCTCGAACGAGCGATGTTGCTGGCGTTCCGTTTCGACCTGGGCAAGGACGATGAACTGGCGGCGGCATTCGACGCGGCAACGGTGAACGGAGCGCGCGCATTGGGGATCGAGGGTTACGGCTTCGCCATCGGCAAGCCTGCGGACTTTCTGCTGATGCCGGTCGAAACACTTGGCGAGGCTGTCGTCGCGCGGCCGGTGCGTCAGGTCTATCGCGGCGGCGAACTGATCGCCAGCGGCGGTCGCTTGCTGGGCAGCCGTCTGTGA